A single genomic interval of Croceibacter atlanticus HTCC2559 harbors:
- a CDS encoding serine hydrolase domain-containing protein, with protein MKFLYLLIFVCPLFLSCKHKTENKSQDPEPTYNDLESGLLPAVIVGDSILQNHTISEAMETYNVPGVSLALFKDGDIVWTSQYGTIAKDSAQPITSTTKFQAASISKAITALGVLKLVETYNLDLDTDINTYLKSWKAESEFTESKKVTIRQLLNHTSGATVQGFHGYSNVGITPSLLDIVNGKGNSAKVEISTVPGTQFSYSGGGYAILQMLVQDVTGNDFESYFQEVVFSPLKMTHSTFNQFPKDNIALGHDDSGKMHPEGHLIFPELSAAGLWTTPTDLAKFSIAIANSYKGKPNSFISQDLATQMLTVTKVWGLGVGVRGEGDTAFFFHAGGNPGSYKSILINHYNKNTGIAVMTNAKQGNTLNDDILRSFSALFENSVFEPTYITPYELSEKETDALVGKYQLEEEDNYFLDVYSTDSNRIVLYDLNDGMKVTFVPVSKTEFIDVDNGGKSSFTIDSITNKVVKMNYGEGYVFKKVDE; from the coding sequence ATGAAGTTTCTATATCTCCTAATATTTGTTTGTCCTCTATTTCTTTCTTGTAAACATAAAACCGAAAATAAGTCTCAAGACCCAGAACCAACATATAATGACCTAGAAAGCGGCCTTTTGCCTGCTGTAATTGTTGGAGATTCTATTCTCCAAAACCATACTATTAGTGAAGCTATGGAAACGTATAATGTTCCTGGCGTGAGCTTAGCCTTGTTTAAAGATGGAGACATTGTATGGACTAGTCAATATGGTACTATAGCTAAAGACTCTGCACAGCCTATTACTAGTACAACTAAGTTTCAAGCAGCCTCAATTAGTAAGGCAATTACGGCTTTAGGCGTTTTAAAATTAGTAGAGACGTATAACTTAGATCTGGATACAGATATTAATACCTATTTAAAATCTTGGAAGGCTGAGAGTGAATTTACCGAATCTAAAAAAGTTACAATAAGACAACTTTTAAACCATACATCTGGCGCCACTGTGCAAGGTTTTCACGGTTATAGTAACGTTGGTATTACGCCAAGCTTGTTAGATATTGTAAACGGTAAAGGAAACTCTGCAAAAGTAGAAATTAGTACAGTTCCTGGAACGCAATTTAGTTATTCTGGTGGTGGTTATGCTATCTTGCAAATGCTGGTGCAAGATGTTACTGGTAATGATTTTGAATCCTATTTTCAAGAAGTTGTTTTTAGTCCACTTAAGATGACGCACAGTACGTTTAATCAATTTCCTAAAGACAATATCGCATTAGGTCATGATGATTCTGGTAAAATGCATCCTGAAGGGCATTTAATTTTTCCAGAACTCTCGGCAGCTGGATTGTGGACAACTCCAACCGATTTGGCTAAATTTAGTATTGCTATTGCAAACAGTTATAAAGGCAAACCTAATTCGTTTATTTCTCAAGATTTAGCAACGCAAATGTTAACGGTCACTAAAGTTTGGGGATTAGGTGTTGGCGTTCGTGGTGAAGGCGATACTGCATTCTTTTTTCACGCAGGCGGCAATCCAGGTTCTTATAAATCTATACTAATAAATCATTACAATAAAAATACGGGCATAGCAGTAATGACAAATGCTAAACAAGGAAACACTTTAAATGATGATATACTCCGATCGTTTTCAGCGTTGTTTGAAAACAGCGTTTTCGAGCCGACTTACATAACTCCATATGAACTTAGTGAAAAGGAGACAGATGCACTTGTAGGTAAGTATCAACTAGAAGAAGAGGATAACTATTTTCTAGATGTATACAGTACAGACTCAAACAGAATTGTCTTATATGATTTAAATGATGGTATGAAAGTTACTTTTGTACCAGTCTCAAAAACTGAATTTATAGATGTTGATAACGGCGGAAAATCTTCTTTTACTATAGATTCTATCACAAATAAAGTCGTTAAGATGAACTATGGTGAAGGATATGTCTTTAAAAAAGTAGATGAATAA
- a CDS encoding T9SS type A sorting domain-containing protein: protein MKQIYILALITFITCVKISAQTTDVVTGLDNPNFIKVKNNELYISEFTGNKISKIDLNAITPTTTDVITNVIDPYGIQFNGNDLYISESNEFKISTIDISETSPAATDVVTDLNLPTGILLNGSDLYIAETGEDKISKIDINSDNPTITDIVTDLDNPIDIVFHENNLYISVRNENKISKIDLSATTLVANDYITGINTPMGLVVNGSDLYVSEYESNKISKIDLNSDNPTATDVVTDLEGPIGIAIFGTDLYISEILANKISKFSLNTLSVEEFLLKNTVEVYPNPTSDYFQISGLIDIENYSIYNNLGAKIKTGKISNQEKIDIQNLANGLYMLKLENGNKVKIIKK, encoded by the coding sequence ATGAAACAAATTTACATTTTAGCTTTAATTACATTTATCACCTGTGTTAAAATCTCAGCACAAACAACTGATGTTGTAACGGGATTAGATAATCCTAATTTTATAAAAGTTAAAAATAATGAACTTTATATATCCGAGTTTACAGGAAATAAAATTTCTAAGATAGATCTTAATGCAATTACGCCAACAACTACAGATGTTATAACAAATGTAATTGATCCATACGGCATACAATTTAATGGAAATGATTTATATATATCTGAATCTAATGAATTTAAAATTTCTACGATAGATATTAGTGAAACTTCACCAGCAGCAACCGATGTTGTAACTGATTTAAATTTACCAACGGGTATACTACTCAACGGCAGTGATTTATATATAGCGGAAACTGGAGAAGATAAAATTTCTAAGATAGACATTAATTCAGATAATCCAACAATTACAGATATTGTAACTGATTTAGATAATCCCATTGATATAGTATTTCATGAAAATAATCTATATATATCAGTACGTAATGAAAATAAAATTTCTAAAATTGACCTTAGTGCAACTACTTTAGTGGCAAATGACTACATAACTGGTATTAATACGCCAATGGGTTTAGTGGTTAATGGTTCTGATTTATATGTGTCTGAATATGAGTCAAATAAAATCTCTAAAATTGATCTTAATTCAGATAATCCAACAGCTACAGATGTAGTAACTGATTTAGAAGGTCCTATCGGTATTGCTATTTTTGGAACAGATTTGTATATTTCTGAAATCTTGGCAAATAAAATCTCAAAATTTAGTTTGAATACTTTATCTGTAGAAGAATTCTTATTAAAAAATACAGTTGAAGTTTATCCTAATCCTACATCAGATTATTTTCAAATTTCTGGATTAATTGATATCGAAAACTATTCAATATATAATAATTTAGGAGCTAAAATAAAAACTGGAAAAATCTCAAATCAAGAAAAAATTGATATTCAAAATCTTGCTAATGGGTTATATATGTTGAAGCTTGAAAATGGAAACAAAGTGAAAATTATTAAAAAATAA
- a CDS encoding DUF6694 family lipoprotein, which produces MKKITLLPILLCILIVSCQKTIDGSSEESMKNSIKEINESLEDDKKEDFQESMQLLMFNGLELSDLMEDGGAEKTAEDFKTRINGMTADDIIEEGDKIKKQIEQKKKEQAKSEVLELYTARENAEKDRQMLSKFEVVRSRFYMRSEGTYYVTKKPIIELTVKNGTNQAISRAYFTGTLASPERTVPWIKDDFNYEISGGLEPGEEVTWYLAPNMFSDWGEVDAPKDAILTAEVTQLDGANGEELYSTNNFGETEQERLEELLKSYPEFAK; this is translated from the coding sequence ATGAAGAAAATTACTTTACTACCAATTTTATTATGCATACTAATCGTTTCCTGCCAAAAGACTATCGATGGTTCAAGCGAAGAATCAATGAAAAACTCAATTAAGGAGATTAATGAATCGCTGGAAGATGATAAAAAAGAAGATTTTCAAGAATCGATGCAATTATTGATGTTTAATGGACTTGAACTTTCTGACTTAATGGAAGATGGCGGAGCAGAAAAAACTGCGGAAGATTTTAAAACTAGAATTAACGGTATGACAGCAGATGATATTATTGAAGAAGGAGATAAGATTAAAAAGCAAATAGAACAAAAGAAAAAAGAGCAAGCTAAATCAGAAGTTTTAGAGCTTTATACCGCAAGAGAAAATGCAGAAAAGGATAGACAAATGTTATCTAAATTTGAAGTAGTACGTTCTCGATTTTATATGAGAAGTGAAGGAACATATTATGTAACTAAAAAGCCGATAATTGAATTGACCGTCAAAAACGGAACAAACCAAGCTATTTCAAGAGCATATTTTACTGGAACATTGGCAAGTCCTGAAAGAACTGTTCCTTGGATAAAAGATGATTTTAATTATGAAATTTCAGGTGGTTTAGAACCGGGCGAAGAAGTAACTTGGTATTTAGCACCAAATATGTTTAGTGATTGGGGAGAAGTTGATGCACCAAAAGATGCAATACTAACAGCAGAAGTAACGCAACTTGATGGCGCAAACGGAGAAGAATTATACTCAACAAATAACTTCGGAGAAACTGAACAAGAAAGGTTGGAAGAGTTACTTAAATCATACCCAGAGTTCGCGAAATAA
- a CDS encoding DUF2147 domain-containing protein: MKLILSSIILMLCFTFSNAQDVVGIWKTIDDNTGEAKSHIEIFKKDGKVYGKIIKILNPEARDRVCSECEGEDKNIKILGMNIIKGLERDGNEYSGGTITDPENGKIYKSKIWLTEDNPNRLKVRGYVAFLYRTQEWIRLE; the protein is encoded by the coding sequence ATGAAATTAATACTAAGCAGCATTATATTAATGCTATGTTTTACCTTTTCTAATGCGCAAGATGTTGTTGGCATCTGGAAAACTATAGACGATAATACTGGTGAGGCAAAATCACACATAGAGATTTTTAAAAAAGATGGTAAAGTATATGGTAAAATCATAAAAATTTTAAATCCCGAAGCCAGAGATAGAGTATGCTCAGAATGTGAAGGTGAAGATAAAAACATCAAGATTTTAGGAATGAATATTATAAAAGGTCTTGAAAGAGATGGTAATGAGTATTCTGGCGGTACAATTACAGACCCTGAAAATGGTAAAATTTACAAATCTAAAATCTGGCTTACAGAAGATAATCCTAATCGTTTAAAAGTAAGAGGTTATGTCGCTTTCTTATACAGAACGCAAGAATGGATAAGGCTAGAGTAG